Proteins from one Catenuloplanes atrovinosus genomic window:
- a CDS encoding glycoside hydrolase family 27 protein, whose product MRRWKALLAAGILLLSATAFAAAPAHALDNGVGRTPPMGWNSWNTFACNINEQLIRQTADSIVSSGMRDLGYQYVVVDDCWMAPQRDANGNLQGDPGRFPSGMKALGDYLHARNLKFGIYQAPLDQTCAQYFDSYPGATGSLGHEAQDARQFAAWGVDYLKYDWCSPTGTIGEQVARFALMRDALAATGRPILYSINPNSIHEKTGPQRDWGDVANIWRTTEDITLAWDTGQTNGYPMGIKNIVDVNVPLARYAEPGGFNDPDMMEVGRGTLTDTEQRSHFALWAVMAAPLIAGNDVRSMSAATQTILKNPRLIAINQDSLGRQAVQVAGDAGHRVLAKRLANGDVAVALFNSGGATRTISTTAAAIGKSGAASYSLVDAWTGATTTTTGTISASVPAHGTVVYRVSGGTTGDPQQPASGGLVSAASGRCLDVPNSNTANGTQPVIWDCNGAANQTWTVAGQSLQALGKCLDAPIGATAGAKAQLWDCNGGANQQWTLQSNGTIRGNQSGLCLDVNDNQTANGTLVLLWTCTGAANQLWSRR is encoded by the coding sequence ATGAGACGGTGGAAAGCCCTGCTCGCCGCGGGCATCCTGCTGCTGTCGGCCACCGCGTTCGCCGCGGCACCGGCGCACGCCCTGGACAACGGGGTGGGCCGGACCCCTCCGATGGGGTGGAACAGCTGGAACACGTTCGCCTGCAACATCAACGAGCAGCTGATCCGGCAGACCGCGGACAGCATCGTCAGCTCCGGCATGCGCGACCTCGGCTACCAGTACGTGGTGGTCGACGACTGCTGGATGGCGCCCCAGCGGGACGCGAACGGCAATCTCCAGGGTGACCCGGGCCGCTTCCCGAGCGGGATGAAGGCGCTCGGCGACTACCTGCACGCGCGGAACCTCAAGTTCGGCATCTACCAGGCGCCGCTGGACCAGACCTGCGCGCAGTACTTCGACTCCTACCCGGGCGCGACCGGCAGCCTCGGCCACGAGGCGCAGGACGCCCGGCAGTTCGCCGCCTGGGGCGTGGACTACCTCAAGTACGACTGGTGCTCGCCCACCGGCACCATCGGTGAGCAGGTCGCCAGGTTCGCGCTGATGCGCGACGCGCTGGCCGCCACCGGCCGGCCGATCCTCTACAGCATCAACCCGAACAGCATCCACGAGAAGACCGGCCCGCAGCGCGACTGGGGCGACGTGGCCAACATCTGGCGCACCACCGAGGACATCACGCTCGCCTGGGACACCGGGCAGACCAACGGCTACCCGATGGGCATCAAGAACATCGTCGACGTGAACGTGCCGCTGGCCCGGTACGCCGAGCCGGGCGGCTTCAACGACCCGGACATGATGGAGGTCGGCCGCGGCACGCTGACCGACACCGAGCAGCGCTCGCACTTCGCGCTGTGGGCGGTCATGGCCGCGCCGCTGATCGCCGGCAACGACGTGCGGTCGATGTCCGCCGCCACCCAGACGATCCTGAAGAACCCCCGGCTGATCGCGATCAATCAGGACTCCCTCGGCCGGCAGGCCGTGCAGGTCGCGGGCGACGCCGGCCACCGGGTGCTCGCCAAGCGCCTGGCCAACGGCGACGTCGCGGTCGCGCTGTTCAACTCCGGCGGCGCCACCCGGACCATCTCCACCACCGCCGCGGCGATCGGCAAGTCCGGCGCGGCGTCGTACTCGCTGGTCGACGCGTGGACCGGCGCGACCACCACCACGACCGGCACGATCAGCGCCAGCGTGCCCGCGCACGGCACCGTGGTCTACCGGGTCAGCGGCGGCACCACCGGCGACCCGCAGCAGCCGGCCTCGGGTGGCCTGGTCAGCGCCGCGTCCGGCCGGTGCCTGGACGTGCCGAACAGCAACACCGCCAACGGCACCCAGCCGGTCATCTGGGACTGCAACGGCGCGGCGAACCAGACGTGGACCGTGGCCGGTCAGAGCCTCCAGGCGCTGGGCAAGTGCCTGGACGCGCCGATCGGCGCCACCGCCGGGGCCAAGGCACAGCTGTGGGACTGCAACGGCGGCGCCAACCAGCAGTGGACGCTGCAGTCCAACGGCACGATCCGCGGCAACCAGTCCGGCCTGTGCCTGGACGTCAACGACAACCAGACCGCCAACGGCACGCTGGTGCTGCTGTGGACCTGCACCGGCGCGGCGAACCAGCTGTGGAGCCGGCGATGA